GTCGAGGCGATGAGCGCGACGGTCTCCTGCCCGGGAGGCCCGACCAGGATCATCCAGGCCGCGAAGGCGTCGCCCGCGCCGCGCCAGGCGCGGATGCGACACGAGGTGCCCCGGGTCCGCTCCTCCGGGCTGGTGCAGTCCTCGGCGATGCTGGCCGTGCCCCCGAAGGTCGTGATGGCCGCCGCCGAGGCTTCGTTGAGCGTCATGCCGAGCGCGATGCCCGAGATGCGCTCCCCCGGCACGACCAGATCGTCAAAGGCCGGAGCGCTGCGCACCACGGTCGGGTTCTGCACCTGCGCCCGGACCCAGTTGCTGGGGGCGGCGAAGGAGAACCCGGAACCACCGTGGAGCCGCCCGACGTGGACGCCGACCACCTCCGCCCGCAGGTTCACGACAGGGCTGCCGCTCCCGCCCCCGAAGGTGGCCGCATCGTACTGGATGAAGCCCTCGCGGCCCCGGGTGGCACTGATGATGCCGCGCGTCACGCTCGGCTCGCGCACCTGGGCGCCCAGGAGCGCCGGGTAGCCGATGACCAGGATCTCCTCCCCCTGCTGCAGCCGGTCCGAGTCCGCCAAATCGAGGGCGACGCAGGGCGGCCGTCCCTGCACCAGGGCGACATCCCTGGTGCGGTCGAAGCCGACCACCGTCCCCGGGTAGGAGGGACCCTGCCCATGGACGGTCACCTGCCGGGCGCGTCCCACCACGTGGGCGGCCGTCGCCAGGTGACAGCCACCCGAGACGTAGAAGCCACTGCCGAGGCTGCTGGGCGCCTCGACAATGACCACGGCGGGCTTCACCCGCTCGATGACCGCCACGTACGGCGACTGGGCTTCCGCAGGTCCGGAAGCCAGGCTCGCGACCAGCAGGGCCAGGAGGCACGAGGCGAGGGCCAGCGGTCTCATCGCGCCACCCCCTGGGTAGGAGGTTTGTCTCAAGACTGGGGATTCCTCCATGCGCGGGGGCGGCCCGTGCCCGGGCGAAGTTGCCACGATCCTCCCGCGACATTGCCTGGCGCCTGCCGTGCGCCCCCGAGCCGGCGCGGGGGTGGGTGGGGGGCCGGAGCCGGTGCGGGTACCGGGTCTCTCCCTGCCGTGGTCGCCCCGCCCGCGAGGCGGTACACTGGCCCTGAGGGCATTCCGGCGATCACCATGGCGACCGAGGTCTTTGCCGAGGAGATCGAGGCCTTCCTCGAGCAGGTCGAGGGCGTGGCCGCCGCCCGCGTCGTCGCCACCGACGAGGGGCGCATCGACCGCATCTACCTGACCACGGAGACCCAGCGCGACGACGCCGCGCTGCGGCGGGCGGTGACGGCGGCGCTGGCCAGCCGCTACCGCCTCCACCTGGAAGGGTGGCGGGTCCAGATCGCCCACCTGGAGCCCGATCCCACCCGACGGCCGCACTTCCACCTCCACCGGCTCGAGGAGACGCTCACCGGGGAGGCCACGCGCGTCATCGTCGAGCTGCGCTACACCCGCAACGGCGGGGCCCGCACGACGACGGGGAGCGCGGAGGCGCCGACAGGGGGAGGCGCCGTCCGCGTCCGCACCGCCGCGCAGGCCGCCCTGGCCGCCGTGCGTCCCGTCCTGGAGGCGCTG
The DNA window shown above is from Armatimonadota bacterium and carries:
- a CDS encoding trypsin-like peptidase domain-containing protein, which translates into the protein MRPLALASCLLALLVASLASGPAEAQSPYVAVIERVKPAVVIVEAPSSLGSGFYVSGGCHLATAAHVVGRARQVTVHGQGPSYPGTVVGFDRTRDVALVQGRPPCVALDLADSDRLQQGEEILVIGYPALLGAQVREPSVTRGIISATRGREGFIQYDAATFGGGSGSPVVNLRAEVVGVHVGRLHGGSGFSFAAPSNWVRAQVQNPTVVRSAPAFDDLVVPGERISGIALGMTLNEASAAAITTFGGTASIAEDCTSPEERTRGTSCRIRAWRGAGDAFAAWMILVGPPGQETVALIASTLSRHRTEEGLRRGMRLAEFVRVLGEPRIGPRVQGSRTFASARDGSPAAYWPREGIGVFFDPRTEVVWALVVFE